GTGCATGACTTGAGTGGCATAGTACCAGTAATAAATGTTTCGGGCGCCTTGGTCATCCGGTTGGTTGGCCATCAGATACTGAACACCCCCCACGATCACCGGGTCCTGCCGGCCGGCGTGGAGATATTGGCTGCACAATAGGCCGACGGACGTCATCGACGGAATCGGCTCTGAGTCGGGCTGATAGGAGAACTCTCCGCCTTTGGCTCCCTTGGTTCCTCCGGCCGCCCCCTTGCTCACCGACATCAGCCAGCGCTTGGTGCCGTCGAGGACTGCCGGATTGACGTTCAAACCCGACATTTGAGCGCTCTTCAGCGCCATAAGCTGCCAACCGACGACCGAGGTGTCGCCGTCGTCGCCCGGATGATAGCGCCAGCCGCCGGTCCTAGAGTTTTGGGCCGCTTGAATAAAATTGATCGCCAACTGGGCCGCCCGACCGACGCTCTTGTCGTGGCTCATTCCGTAATCTTCGCAGAGCGCGATTGCCGCCAACCCGTGCGAATACATCTGCTGCTCGGCTCCGGCCGAAAGATCGCCGTCCGGCTTCTGATGCTGAACCAGCCAATAGACGCCGAGCGAAATGGTCTTTTGGAACGGACCAGCGCTCATGTGCGTTTGGCCGGCGGCCAGGAAGGGAAGGAGACCCATCGCCGTGGCGCCGCTGAGCGATTCTTGTTCGCCTGGACCGGTGCAGGTTTTGTCCTTGCACAACTTGGGATATTCTTTGAGGCTCCAATTCCCTTGGGGCATTTGATGATGGGCGAGCCAATAGAGAGCGGCCGCCACCGCGCGCTCGGTGTCCTTGGTGCCGCCATAGCGGCCCAGCAATGCTTTCCGAGATCCGCTGCCGCGGCCGCCGAAACCGCTCCCCTCGCCGCCACTGCCAGATATGCTGCCGACGCCGCTGCCGGGGCCGATCCCAGTCAAGCCGTTGATTTTAGCGCCAGAGCCAGGTGCCTTCACTTCAAAACCGCCAGTGCTGCCGAGATCGGGGGCCGCCGTGTCGGTCTTGACGCCGCCGCCGCGTTTTTCGAACGTCGCGCTATCATCATTGTATTCGGCCGTCTGAGCCGGCGTGCTCGGCTCCATCTGCATCAGCGTATCGGTGCTGAGCGTCTTGGGATCAACTTGCGGTTCGCCCAGTTCGTATGGCTTG
This is a stretch of genomic DNA from Pirellulales bacterium. It encodes these proteins:
- a CDS encoding prenyltransferase/squalene oxidase repeat-containing protein, giving the protein MAGEDARAVETTDEVFHDDSDSVLGMLSEWIRTQAPWWAVSFTVHMVALASLLLLGKFAGQKPNDEIPTFEEAEQTAMVDAPLKPYELGEPQVDPKTLSTDTLMQMEPSTPAQTAEYNDDSATFEKRGGGVKTDTAAPDLGSTGGFEVKAPGSGAKINGLTGIGPGSGVGSISGSGGEGSGFGGRGSGSRKALLGRYGGTKDTERAVAAALYWLAHHQMPQGNWSLKEYPKLCKDKTCTGPGEQESLSGATAMGLLPFLAAGQTHMSAGPFQKTISLGVYWLVQHQKPDGDLSAGAEQQMYSHGLAAIALCEDYGMSHDKSVGRAAQLAINFIQAAQNSRTGGWRYHPGDDGDTSVVGWQLMALKSAQMSGLNVNPAVLDGTKRWLMSVSKGAAGGTKGAKGGEFSYQPDSEPIPSMTSVGLLCSQYLHAGRQDPVIVGGVQYLMANQPDDQGARNIYYWYYATQVMHNMADKDWDAWNRKMRTILVTSQAREGCATGSWDPNKPVRDAWGPVGGRIMMTSLACLTLEVYYRYLPLYKLDKPEEIKPAGPIEMGTKGDGAMKGAGAKGDVEKKKKAEGKASDPN